From uncultured Pseudodesulfovibrio sp.:
ATCCAATCACCTTCACATTCATCGAGCATGCGGTTTCGTTGGGATGCGAAGTCGTCGAGGGGGTGAGCGAAGTGGCGGACCGGAGCGGCACAGGAGTAGTTTGTTTCTGGGACGGTTTCACTGTCCCAGACCACGACTACTTCTTTGACCCAATCAGGGAATTGTCCGAAATAGACATCAAGGTTTGGTTCGTCAGGGCTGAGAATCGTTCCGACAGAGAGATCGGGAGCAGCCACACCTACATGACTTAAATAAGAACTGTTGATGGCCTGATGTGGTTTGGCCTGCATAAAAAGTCTTTGTAATGATTGATATTGTTGTTTTGATTCGTCGTCCATGGTTGGGTTCAGGACGAGTGTGGCTGTATCTGGCGATACATTGGCCAATGCCAAAAGATACAGCTGTGCCCACAGGGAAATATCGCAGATGAGATTGACGTTTGAGTCTTCGTCAGTCCAGTTGGGATTGGTTTTCAAAAAGGTGCGGGCCGTGTTCATGTCGGTTTCGCACACGAATAATTGGGCAGTTTTGGGCAGGGCAGCGCGAAGGGACAGTGCGTGTTCGCCGTCTCCCAGTCCGAAGAGAACCAGTGTCATGGCACGGCTTTTTTTAAATATGTTGAGAGTCCGTTCGGTAAAAGTCGGGATATCGTCAGAAGTTTTTGGGATAACTATTTCGGATATATTATCTTTGAAGGCAAAGGCCAGAACTGCGTCGGTGTAGTGTTTTATCAATTTGCTCATGCGGTGATTCCTTTACGGTGGAGAAGTTCCTGATACACGGTTTCGAGTTGGTGTGTGACCGTCTGTGCTCGATAGAGATTGGCGGCTTTTTTCTGTCCGGCCAATCCCATACGCCGTGCTTCCTCGGGATGGGAAAAAATATACTTCAAGGCGTTTGCGTACTCTTCGGCGTTTCGGGCCACGAGTCCGGTGGTCATATGGTCGACCAATTCCAACTGGGCATTGTCTTTGAGGCCCTCGCTGGGATGAGTGATGACCGGCAGGCCACACGCCATGGCTTCGGCAATGACGAGACCGAAGGACTCCCCGGTATCGTTGGCGTGTGCCAGAACCGAGACCCCATCGAGGAAAGAGGCTATTTCGGTGTCGGTTTGTACAGGGTCATGGAAGACGACATTGCGTGAAAGGTTATTGGCAGCAACATATTCTTGCGCTGTGGGGATGGCCCCTATGATATGATAGCGAAAGTTCGGGATATCACGAACAACCAGTGGCAGGAACTCCAGTGCCAATCGTGACCACTTGCCCGGGTCGGCCCGAGAGATTCGTCCGGCAACAGGGATGGAGAAATTTCTGTCTGTGCGTACCGATTTTGCAAAGAAATTTGTATCCACCGGATTATATAAAAAGGAATAGCGGGACGAGTCAGCTGGTATACCAGTGGTTGCTGAAAACCGTTTCAGGCAAAATTTTGAAACAAAAAGCGTTCGGTCAATGATGGCAGCTGATGGGCTTGGGTCATGTCTTCCGAATACGTTGGTTTCAACTACAATGGGTGTTTGTGCCCGTTTCATAGGTTTGAGCAGTTCAGGCTCAGGCCAGCCTGCGCGGTGGACATGGACTATGTGTGGTTTGAAGCGATCGAGTACGGAGAGGAGGTCCGGATTAATATGGGTTTCAATTCCTAGAGCACGAATCTGTTTTCCTCGTTCTCCGTCCTGCGGACAGTAGACAGCCGCAGTGAAGCGAGAAGGGTCCAGATTGGCGACGAAAAGCTGCATGACTTTTTCAGTGCCGCCAAGGCTTAGAGATTTGGATACGTGAAGAACACGAATAGGGAATTCAACCATGGGCGAAACGTGACACAAGGCCGCGACATTGTAAACATGTCCAAGGCATGGTGGGGTGCTAAGAAAAGGCCCCTTGTGGGGCCGTTCTTTTATCTATTGCTGTTGGTATAGGCGTTGGCTGCCCTGAATTTTGCAGCGGTAGCGGCAGAACGCATTTTAAGTGGCTGCGGAGGGACAACGGGTTGCGGTTTGGTAACCGGTTTTGCCGGAGTCTCTTGTGGCGCAACTGTAGTCGATTCAACCGGAGGAGCGGCAGGCGGCGGTGTGCGAGTCGGCATGATTGGCGGTGCTGTCGGTGTAGCTTGAGCTTTCGTATCAGTCGGCGCTGTTTTGCCTTCATAGCCGGGAATTATCTGGGCATAAGCCGAGCGCAGACCGTCAAGAATATTGATCACTTCATCGATCATCTTGTTGTCCAGACGGATGTTTGCCTTAATGAGATGGGAGGTGCAAAATTGATACAGAGCACCCAGTTGAGGCGTGATATCGCCACCTTTTTCCTTGTTCAGGCATTCAGACAATTCATGGATTATCGCCATGGATTTGGAGATATATATGCCTTTCTTGGCGAAATCCTTTTTGTCGATTTCTACCTTGGCTTGTTTAAGAAATTTGATTGCAGCCTCATAGAGCATGAGAAGGAGATCACCTTGAGTCGTGGTCTCAATCTGTGTCGCGAGATATGCTTTTGCTGGGTTAGCCATTTATATATCCTCCTACTTGCCAAGCTGTGCGATAGCCGAGCTGAGTTGTCCCTGTTTGAGGCTGTATTGTCCGAGTAATGCGTCCAGACGTGAAAATTTCAGACGCATGTTTGTTTCCATTTTTTTGATGCGAGCAGTCTCGTAAGCGATTTTGTCATCAATAGAGCTCATGATGTCGTTGTAGTTATTTTGCAAAACTGCCAACGGTCCGCCTTCATAGGTGAATTCGTTGTATGGTTTTGTCAAGGAAGTGAGCTCATCAATTAATTCGCCGGCTTTGCCTTTTTGTACGGCAATTTTACCCGAGTGAGTTCCTGCTCCGGTATTGTCTAGCCGAATGGCCATACCTGTTGCATCGCCGGATTTTCCAGTAATTTCCCAACCAGAGATGGATGCCTCTTCTCCGTTGATGGTTGCGCTGGTGATTTGTGTCCCGTCACTGACTATTTCGATGTCGTAAAATCCAGCCTTGGTTGTGCCGTCGACGAGTGATTTGAAAGTGAAGTCCGGTGATTGGCTTTTCCCATCACTTTTTGCTGAGAAAAGTTGTGCAACAGCTGTGGGGTCATCATCAAGGGCTTTGGACAACTCGTCGTAGTCTATTTTTAAAAGTCCGTATGTGGGCGATCCTTGTTCTGCATCCGTAAGAATGCCGAGTTGAGAAAGGGCTGAGAATTTATCACCGGTCAAAGAATCTTCATCCCACGGAGCAAACCCGAGGCCCATTTCAGCAGTAATATTTTTAAGATTTTGTGAAACAATATCAATGCCGTAGTTGCCGGTAAGAATAGACCCTTTGGTGTCCTTGACGTCGACCAAGGAGCTTCCTCCAGTACTGGTCGTTCCCTTTGTTTCGTCAACCTTAGTCATTGCAATGATTTCTGCGCGGACCTTATTGATTGCTTCTACAAAAGTCGTGACGGCATCTTGCATTGCCTGTTTGTCAGTGTTGACAGTCAATTGGATCGTTTCATTCGGGTCCGCATCTTTGAGGTCAAGTTTTAAACCCGGAATGGCATCGTCAATGATGTTGGAGTCACGCGAAATGAGCAGGCCATCTACACGAATTCTACAATCTTCGGCTTCTTGTGTTTGGGCGAAGTCAGACGCCTGAAAAATCATGCCTCCGGTGTTGGAAATGAAGAGGTCATAATCGTCACCTTGATCGAGGCCGGAAAGTTGCAAATGGTGGCTTGTACCATCAAAAATGGTGGATGCTTTTATCTTATCTCGTGATTCAGGATGATTGTTGATGATGTTGACAAAGCCTTCCAGCGTCGTCCCTTCGGCAATGTTGTCGATGGTAAAATTTTCACCTTTGTATGAAAAAGTGAATGATGAAGTAGAAGTAAATATGGAAGAACTGAGCTCACTGGTGCCTGAAGCCGTAATGTGCATGTCATTTTTGGCAAGGCTGTACACTGTGAGCGAATGAGTGGATTCAATAGCATCACTGTCAGCTGAAGCCGACAAAAGATCTGAATTGGTGCTTGTCACGCTTCGTTGCATGAATTCATTGACCGTATCGAATCCTTCAAGTGTCGTCTTGAGGGCCAGCATCTGAGTGTTCAGTTCTTTGAACTGCTCATTTTTTGTTTCCCAGGAGGTTTTCCAGTTTTCCAACCGGGTGACGCGTTTTTGCTCCACTTCGACGAGGCCGTCGATGAGTTTGTTGAAGTCGGTCCCGTTTCCCAGGCCGGCGAAATTGATCGAGCCGGATGTGTATGCGTTTTCTGCCATGGCTATACCTTTAATCGGAATATTTTTCCTTTTACATTAGGTCGCCCTTACACTTGCAATCCTGGTGCCACTGAGAAAGCTTTTTAAGCTTTGAACGCAAAGGGCCGAACCCCTTTTATGGAGTTCGACCCGAATACTCGTTATAAAGCAGTTTGCTTTATGACTAACCGATGAGGGACAGAGCCATTCTCGGCATGGAGTTGGCCTGGGACAGCATGGAAACTGCGGCCTGGGTCTTGATCTGGTTGCGAACGAATTCGGTCATCTCGGTTGCGACGTCAACGTCGGAGATACGGGATTCAGCAGCCTGAACGTTTTCGGCCTGGATACCCAGAACTGTTACGGTGTTTTCAAGTCTGTTCTGCAAGGAACCCAAGTTGGCGCGAATCTTATCCTTGGAAATAATCGCGTTGTTAAGGGTGTCCAGAGAGGCCTGAGCCAAAGCCTGGGTTGAAATGGAGTTGCTTGCAGCAAGGCCAACGCCCAGAGAAGAAGCGGTGGAACTGCTGATTTCAACGTAGTAGTAATCTTCTGCACAATCGTTACCGGTACCAAAGTGAACCTTCAGCTTACCAGTGGACTGGAGGCCTGCGCCGGAGTGGGTACCGGAGAGGTTACCGTTGAGCAGGTAGATGCCGTTGAAGTCAGTAGAGTTGGCGATACGAGTGATTTCCGAAGCCATGGCCTGATACTCGGAGTCGATGATCAGACGCTGGTCAGAGTTGTAGGTACCCGTGGATGCCTGCATGGCCAGTTCCTTCATACGGATCAGCTTTTCATCAATAACGCCGAGGGCGCCGTCAGCTGTCTGGATGAGGGAAACTGCATCGTTTGCATTACGAATGCCCTGATTGAGAGACTGAATGTCAGCACGCATCAATTCGCGAACTGCCAAGCCAGCGGCATCATCAGAGGCTGTACCAACACGCAGTCCTGAAGACAGACGACGAGTTGATGTTTCCAGGGCGCCATAAGACTGACCCAGGTTGCGAGATGCATTCATTGCCATTAAGTTGTGGTTAATTACGAGAGACATAATTTCCTCCTTGAAATTGTTTCGGCTTCCATGCCTAGATTTCAACCCGGCGGTTGAGTTTTACCGGGCAAACCATTCGTTTGTTGCACTACTCATCGTCGGGGTACGGAAAAACTTTAGGGTCTATGAACGTTTTTTTACAATCAAAGTGAGGGAAATGGCTGAATAAAAAAACAATTCATGCAAATATGAATTGTATAGTTTGCAAAGTGTTGGACGCGACAAATCACCAGAGTGTGGCTGGTGTTTGTGTGATGTTGAGAAAAAGTTTTGTAAAATGAACGTTTAGATGTGTTTTTAGCCGAAAGTTTGACGCATGATTTTTATAAGATATGCCATGCGGATTTCATAGGTGTGCTTGGCCAGTATGCGTTTTCTGGCAGCCTTGGTGATGGTCGTTCTTTTCTTGGGGTCAGCGAGAAATTGATCAATGAGATGTGGAATTTCTTCCGGATGTCGATAGACCACAGCTTCTGTATCAAGGTCGAACAGGTTTTCCATCTGATCTCGATGGTCTGTGATGAGGAAACCGTTGCAAGCCGGGACATCAAAAACGCGTTGGTTGACTGCTCCCGGCATTTGGCGACTGGTACAGTTGAAGTTGACTGTTGAGGCTTGGTAAAATCGGGGAAGATCCTCGTAGTAATCAAGTTGTTTCAGCCGTCGGACTTCAGATTGCTGCGGAAGGATGGAGTCCCATCCCGCATCACCGACAATCAACGGAGTGTATGGCAGTATGCCTTTTATGCAATTGAGTCGGTACTGTCGGGTTGCTTCCCAAGTCAGCAGGGACTCACTGGCGAGTCTGTTTTCCTTGGTGGGAAGATTCGTGATGGCTTCGTGCCAGTCAGGATGAAATATTTTCAGAAAATGAGCGATCAGGGTTTCGTCGGAATCACCGAAGTGTCGGGCGATGTCTTTATACTGTGCCGAGAGGTTTGTCGGCAGGTTAGCCCGATCCAGACTTTCGGACACAGGGCGGACCATGGAGTTGCCTACAAATGATACGTCAGCATGCCATTGGGCAGGTGCTGTTTTATTTTGTCCGGGGACGAACCGAGCCGGGTCTGTAGCCAGAGGAAGGTAGTGGACATGCTGAAACCCTTTGTCTCGGACAGCTTCAGTGCTTCCCGAGTCAAAGGAGAAAATAACCGTATTGTCACTGCCCGGCTGGGCATAATCAAACAGAATGAGATGGGGATTGTCCACGAACCATGATGCCAAAGGCAGGTCGAGGTCCGCTAGTAACTCGGCCAGTTTGCCTTCTCGATCCAGACCGAAGTGGTTGACGGTCAGGACAAAATCCGGTTTGAAATTGATGACAGTTTTCAGAATTGCTTCAATAAATGATTGGTCACCCGTCGCACAGTTATCCAAAGGAATAGTTTGGTATTCGATGGCGAGGAGGTCAAAGGCTGACAGAATTTCTCGGCATAAAAAATAATTTGAATCGAAAAAGAGAACGCGAGGTTTGGTGGATTGAAATTTGGGGTATCGAGTCTGACTCCAGAAGTCGGTCGTGTTACAGGCCTTTATTGTGTCGAGAATTGGACCATAATAATTTCGGTCGAGGCGAGGATAAAGTGGAAGGATGACCGGGTGTAACGGGAGACCGCCGTGCCCTTTCTGCCAATCAATAATCTGTTTGAAGGCTGTGCCTGGATCGGCATCGTTGACCGTTAGAAGCGCGTCCTGATGTGAGATCGCTTTAGTCAGATCAATGATTGTTTGTTCTCTGTCTACTACGGCAATGGGGTCTCCTTTGCTGCGCAATGCGTTGAGGCAGTGACCCAAGCCTGAACCGATGAGTACGGGAAGAGTGCCTTTGGGGACGGAATCAGCAAGTGATAATTCTCGTGATACGCCTTTTCGCCCCCACATGTGCCAGATTTTTCCCTGTCGGTGTATACGGATGTCAGTCAGTTCTCCGTCGGTGATGACGGGCTCGGCTGTGTAAGGAATACGGGTCATGGGTTTGTCATGTACGTTATATGGGGGTGTGCAGGCAAGATGTCTTGTATATATCATATATAATAAGGCCCCGCCGAAAAGTTCGGCGGGGCCTTATGTCTTTATTGTTTAGTTGTCGGAACCGAACAGTCCTTTGATGGCGTCACCGGCGGAGCCTGCGCCCTTGGTTACGCCTTCAACGGCCTTGCCTAATTCTTCTTGAAGCTGCTTACCCACTTGAGAGATTGTGCCAGTGATATCGCCGGTCATTTCGCTCAGAACCAAAGCGAATGCTTCAGCCGGAGTGGTGTCCTTTTCCTTGCCGATATCCTTGAGGTGGATGTCGGGAAGATCAATGCCCATGGATTGATCGCCGAAGGCATTCAGCATGGTGCCACCGAGATTGATACGACCATTTTTAACAATGAAATTGTTGATCTGAATTTTCTTTTCTGCACCGGTTTCCGTGGGTTCGGCTTCTGTCTTCTTTTCCTGTTTTTGTTCGCCAGCCACGGTTTTTTTGATGTTGTTGACGATGGTTTTGAAGTTGTCGGTGTTTCCCTTTTTTTCATAGCTGATGATGGGACCATCGACGAAGATTTCTTCAATTATGATACGG
This genomic window contains:
- the fliS gene encoding flagellar export chaperone FliS, which codes for MANPAKAYLATQIETTTQGDLLLMLYEAAIKFLKQAKVEIDKKDFAKKGIYISKSMAIIHELSECLNKEKGGDITPQLGALYQFCTSHLIKANIRLDNKMIDEVINILDGLRSAYAQIIPGYEGKTAPTDTKAQATPTAPPIMPTRTPPPAAPPVESTTVAPQETPAKPVTKPQPVVPPQPLKMRSAATAAKFRAANAYTNSNR
- the fliD gene encoding flagellar filament capping protein FliD encodes the protein MAENAYTSGSINFAGLGNGTDFNKLIDGLVEVEQKRVTRLENWKTSWETKNEQFKELNTQMLALKTTLEGFDTVNEFMQRSVTSTNSDLLSASADSDAIESTHSLTVYSLAKNDMHITASGTSELSSSIFTSTSSFTFSYKGENFTIDNIAEGTTLEGFVNIINNHPESRDKIKASTIFDGTSHHLQLSGLDQGDDYDLFISNTGGMIFQASDFAQTQEAEDCRIRVDGLLISRDSNIIDDAIPGLKLDLKDADPNETIQLTVNTDKQAMQDAVTTFVEAINKVRAEIIAMTKVDETKGTTSTGGSSLVDVKDTKGSILTGNYGIDIVSQNLKNITAEMGLGFAPWDEDSLTGDKFSALSQLGILTDAEQGSPTYGLLKIDYDELSKALDDDPTAVAQLFSAKSDGKSQSPDFTFKSLVDGTTKAGFYDIEIVSDGTQITSATINGEEASISGWEITGKSGDATGMAIRLDNTGAGTHSGKIAVQKGKAGELIDELTSLTKPYNEFTYEGGPLAVLQNNYNDIMSSIDDKIAYETARIKKMETNMRLKFSRLDALLGQYSLKQGQLSSAIAQLGK
- a CDS encoding glycosyltransferase, with translation MTRIPYTAEPVITDGELTDIRIHRQGKIWHMWGRKGVSRELSLADSVPKGTLPVLIGSGLGHCLNALRSKGDPIAVVDREQTIIDLTKAISHQDALLTVNDADPGTAFKQIIDWQKGHGGLPLHPVILPLYPRLDRNYYGPILDTIKACNTTDFWSQTRYPKFQSTKPRVLFFDSNYFLCREILSAFDLLAIEYQTIPLDNCATGDQSFIEAILKTVINFKPDFVLTVNHFGLDREGKLAELLADLDLPLASWFVDNPHLILFDYAQPGSDNTVIFSFDSGSTEAVRDKGFQHVHYLPLATDPARFVPGQNKTAPAQWHADVSFVGNSMVRPVSESLDRANLPTNLSAQYKDIARHFGDSDETLIAHFLKIFHPDWHEAITNLPTKENRLASESLLTWEATRQYRLNCIKGILPYTPLIVGDAGWDSILPQQSEVRRLKQLDYYEDLPRFYQASTVNFNCTSRQMPGAVNQRVFDVPACNGFLITDHRDQMENLFDLDTEAVVYRHPEEIPHLIDQFLADPKKRTTITKAARKRILAKHTYEIRMAYLIKIMRQTFG
- a CDS encoding glycosyltransferase family 4 protein gives rise to the protein MVEFPIRVLHVSKSLSLGGTEKVMQLFVANLDPSRFTAAVYCPQDGERGKQIRALGIETHINPDLLSVLDRFKPHIVHVHRAGWPEPELLKPMKRAQTPIVVETNVFGRHDPSPSAAIIDRTLFVSKFCLKRFSATTGIPADSSRYSFLYNPVDTNFFAKSVRTDRNFSIPVAGRISRADPGKWSRLALEFLPLVVRDIPNFRYHIIGAIPTAQEYVAANNLSRNVVFHDPVQTDTEIASFLDGVSVLAHANDTGESFGLVIAEAMACGLPVITHPSEGLKDNAQLELVDHMTTGLVARNAEEYANALKYIFSHPEEARRMGLAGQKKAANLYRAQTVTHQLETVYQELLHRKGITA
- a CDS encoding AsmA family protein, coding for MKKFIFIGIGVVTAAIIAVAVLVVLNLGDIIKTAVEKYGPPITKTEVKLGSADISILSGSGSLSDFLLGNPKGFSMPSAVECDTIRVSVVTDSLTTDRIIIEEIFVDGPIISYEKKGNTDNFKTIVNNIKKTVAGEQKQEKKTEAEPTETGAEKKIQINNFIVKNGRINLGGTMLNAFGDQSMGIDLPDIHLKDIGKEKDTTPAEAFALVLSEMTGDITGTISQVGKQLQEELGKAVEGVTKGAGSAGDAIKGLFGSDN
- a CDS encoding glycosyl transferase family 2, with protein sequence MSKLIKHYTDAVLAFAFKDNISEIVIPKTSDDIPTFTERTLNIFKKSRAMTLVLFGLGDGEHALSLRAALPKTAQLFVCETDMNTARTFLKTNPNWTDEDSNVNLICDISLWAQLYLLALANVSPDTATLVLNPTMDDESKQQYQSLQRLFMQAKPHQAINSSYLSHVGVAAPDLSVGTILSPDEPNLDVYFGQFPDWVKEVVVVWDSETVPETNYSCAAPVRHFAHPLDDFASQRNRMLDECEGDWILCLDGDEMFNEDVWNLFPACMLVKRLEACYFPRMTLYPDENHSKVGYGLWPDLQLRLFKNSEDIRFERPIHERLTGVQGRTALALDAPILHYSRLRKSPEILAAKLKRFDKAGGDAITHVLSEDYPNVERSLFAEASFIMGAIQMLLLEENPA
- a CDS encoding flagellin, which gives rise to MSLVINHNLMAMNASRNLGQSYGALETSTRRLSSGLRVGTASDDAAGLAVRELMRADIQSLNQGIRNANDAVSLIQTADGALGVIDEKLIRMKELAMQASTGTYNSDQRLIIDSEYQAMASEITRIANSTDFNGIYLLNGNLSGTHSGAGLQSTGKLKVHFGTGNDCAEDYYYVEISSSTASSLGVGLAASNSISTQALAQASLDTLNNAIISKDKIRANLGSLQNRLENTVTVLGIQAENVQAAESRISDVDVATEMTEFVRNQIKTQAAVSMLSQANSMPRMALSLIG